Proteins encoded together in one Kutzneria kofuensis window:
- the recN gene encoding DNA repair protein RecN, which yields MLIEMRIQGLGVIDEASIELHRGLTVVTGETGAGKTMVVTGLHLLSGGRAEASRVRTGVERAVVEGRFHTPPGSPAAEVAANAGADPDEDGSLIAVRTVSTDGRSRAHLGGRSVPVGVLAELSEQLIAVHGQNDQLRLTRPAEQRGVLDRFAGEAVAEPLGRYRELREQWVAVSNELVERTEKSREMAREADLLKHGLAEIAAVDPKPGEDEELHAEARRLADVDQLREAASGAQFSLSGAADAEVEAVGALGMIAEARRRFSSTEDPKLRDLEPRLAEASVLLTDVATELVGYLESLDADPARLEQVLARQQELKQLTRKYAADIDGVLEWARVSQERLEGLDTSEEALAELARRRDELAGQLAEAAKEVSAERAAAAEDLGKAVTEELGGLAMAHATVEVAVLPRVAEADDPVALTIDGERLHAGREGVDDVELRLIAHPGAPALPVNKGASGGELSRVMLALEVVLSHADPVPTLVFDEVDAGVGGRAAVEVGRRLARLARSHQVIVVTHLPQVAAYADRHMVVSKVAEGGLTSSGVRVLDESERVVELARMLAGLDFTYTGRAHAEELLDAARTDKKADEPARKTRKRAAAKK from the coding sequence GTGCTGATCGAGATGCGTATCCAGGGTCTGGGCGTGATCGATGAGGCCAGCATCGAACTCCACCGGGGTTTGACGGTGGTCACGGGCGAGACCGGCGCCGGCAAGACGATGGTGGTCACGGGCCTGCACCTGCTCAGCGGTGGGCGGGCCGAGGCGTCGCGCGTGCGCACCGGGGTGGAGCGCGCCGTGGTCGAGGGTCGCTTCCACACGCCGCCGGGCAGCCCGGCGGCGGAGGTCGCGGCGAACGCGGGCGCCGACCCGGACGAGGACGGCAGCCTGATCGCGGTGCGCACGGTCAGCACCGACGGCCGGTCCCGCGCGCACCTGGGCGGCCGGTCGGTGCCGGTCGGGGTGCTCGCGGAGCTGTCCGAGCAGCTGATCGCCGTGCACGGGCAGAACGACCAGCTGCGGCTGACCCGGCCCGCCGAGCAGCGCGGTGTGCTGGACCGGTTCGCGGGCGAGGCGGTCGCCGAGCCGCTGGGCCGGTACCGGGAGCTGCGCGAGCAGTGGGTCGCGGTGTCCAACGAGCTGGTCGAGCGCACGGAGAAGTCGCGGGAGATGGCCCGCGAGGCCGATCTGCTCAAGCACGGCCTGGCCGAGATCGCCGCCGTCGACCCGAAGCCGGGCGAGGACGAGGAGCTGCACGCCGAGGCGCGGCGGCTCGCGGACGTGGACCAGCTTCGTGAGGCGGCGTCCGGCGCCCAGTTCTCGTTGAGCGGGGCCGCGGACGCGGAGGTCGAGGCTGTCGGCGCGCTGGGCATGATCGCCGAGGCGCGGCGCCGGTTCTCCTCGACCGAGGACCCGAAGCTGCGGGACCTGGAGCCCCGGCTGGCCGAGGCGTCGGTGCTGCTCACGGACGTGGCGACCGAGCTCGTCGGCTACCTGGAGTCGTTGGACGCCGACCCGGCGCGGCTGGAGCAGGTGCTGGCGCGGCAGCAGGAGTTGAAGCAGCTGACCCGCAAGTACGCGGCCGACATCGACGGCGTGCTGGAGTGGGCGCGCGTGTCGCAGGAGCGGCTGGAAGGGCTGGACACGTCCGAGGAGGCGCTGGCCGAGCTGGCGCGCCGCCGGGACGAGCTGGCCGGGCAGCTGGCCGAGGCGGCCAAGGAGGTCAGCGCCGAGCGCGCGGCCGCGGCCGAGGACCTGGGCAAGGCCGTCACCGAGGAGCTCGGCGGCCTGGCCATGGCGCACGCCACCGTGGAGGTCGCGGTGCTGCCGCGGGTCGCGGAGGCCGACGATCCGGTGGCGCTGACCATTGACGGCGAGCGCCTGCACGCCGGCCGTGAGGGCGTCGACGACGTGGAGTTGCGGCTGATCGCGCACCCTGGGGCGCCGGCGCTGCCGGTGAACAAGGGTGCGTCCGGTGGCGAGCTGTCGCGGGTGATGCTGGCGCTGGAGGTCGTGCTGTCGCACGCCGACCCGGTGCCGACGCTGGTGTTCGACGAGGTGGACGCCGGTGTCGGCGGCCGCGCCGCGGTCGAGGTCGGCCGCCGGCTGGCCCGGCTGGCCCGCAGCCACCAGGTGATCGTCGTGACGCACCTGCCGCAGGTGGCCGCCTACGCGGACCGGCACATGGTGGTGAGCAAGGTCGCCGAGGGCGGGCTGACCAGCAGCGGCGTGCGGGTGCTGGACGAGTCGGAGCGGGTGGTGGAGCTGGCCCGCATGCTCGCCGGCCTGGACTTCACCTACACCGGTCGGGCGCATGCCGAGGAGTTGCTGGACGCCGCCCGCACCGACAAGAAGGCGGACGAGCCGGCGCGCAAGACGCGGAAGCGGGCCGCCGCCAAGAAGTAG
- a CDS encoding LacI family DNA-binding transcriptional regulator, translating to MRRPTLEDVARLAGVSRSTVSRVINRQPGVAPSHRRLVQEAIVELGYRPHLGARALASGRADTVDLVIVDDDPDALSANPHYARVIAGAVKALASNDIRLQIRLVPASGAVGAGGLKLGALLVNVRPELAQQLRRGYGWVVSMGRSAPRVASIEPDNADGGRLAVDHLYRDGRRRIAVIGGPESNPCAVDRREGGLRSIREAGLEPVVGQGDFTLATAERVTRRLIDEHPDVDAVFAACDMTAAGALRALTAAGRRVPDDVAVVGFDDGVIAASAGLTSVRQTVEENAASATRMVLARDGGRVFVPVSLTVRQSSGQHGDA from the coding sequence GTGCGCCGGCCGACGCTGGAGGACGTCGCCCGCCTGGCGGGCGTGTCCCGGTCGACCGTGTCCCGGGTGATCAACCGGCAGCCCGGCGTCGCCCCGTCGCATCGGCGGCTGGTGCAGGAGGCCATCGTCGAACTCGGCTACCGGCCGCATCTCGGCGCCCGGGCGCTCGCGTCCGGCCGGGCGGACACCGTCGACCTGGTGATCGTCGACGACGATCCGGACGCGTTGAGCGCCAACCCGCACTACGCGCGGGTCATCGCCGGCGCGGTGAAGGCGTTGGCGAGCAACGACATCAGGCTCCAGATCCGGCTCGTCCCCGCGTCGGGAGCGGTTGGGGCGGGCGGGCTGAAGCTGGGCGCGCTGCTGGTCAACGTGCGGCCCGAGCTGGCGCAGCAGCTGCGGCGTGGCTACGGCTGGGTGGTGTCGATGGGCCGGTCGGCGCCGCGGGTGGCGTCCATCGAGCCCGACAACGCCGACGGCGGGCGGCTCGCCGTCGACCACCTCTACCGGGACGGACGGCGTCGGATCGCCGTGATCGGCGGCCCCGAAAGCAACCCTTGTGCCGTTGACCGCCGCGAAGGCGGCCTTCGTTCCATCCGAGAGGCCGGCCTGGAACCGGTTGTGGGCCAAGGGGACTTCACCCTGGCCACCGCCGAGCGCGTGACCCGCCGGCTGATCGACGAACATCCCGATGTCGACGCCGTGTTCGCCGCCTGCGACATGACCGCCGCCGGTGCGCTGCGGGCGTTGACCGCCGCCGGCCGCCGCGTGCCCGACGACGTCGCCGTTGTCGGCTTCGACGACGGGGTCATTGCGGCGTCGGCGGGTCTGACCTCCGTGCGGCAAACCGTCGAGGAGAACGCCGCCTCGGCGACGCGGATGGTGTTAGCCCGCGACGGCGGCCGGGTCTTCGTGCCGGTCAGCCTGACGGTTCGGCAGAGCAGCGGACAGCACGGCGACGCCTAG
- a CDS encoding MFS transporter yields MTKTGPALAALAVSAFAIGTTEFVIAGLLPELATDLGVSIPSAGLLVSGYAMGVVIGAPLVTVAVSRLPRKQALLGLLVLFVAGNVTSAVAQGFGVMLLGRVLAALCHGAFLGVGSLAAAEMAGAQRRARAIAAMFTGLTLSTVVGVPMGTFIGQHWGWRVTFWAVAGLGVAGMAGIAALAPPMRALASSNDTAVFRRPQLWLALAMTALGFGAVYAPYTFIAPIMTTLAGYAPADLSWLLIVFGVGLVLGNWLGARAADWRLMGTIIVLLLALTALLLVFAALPSVVTLFALGVVAFATVPAFTSRVIATGGGTTQASSAAVAAFNLGNASGAYLAGLAVTADGYTATSWVGAAMAVGGLGRVSDAA; encoded by the coding sequence ATGACGAAGACGGGGCCGGCGCTGGCGGCGCTGGCGGTGAGCGCGTTCGCGATCGGCACGACGGAGTTCGTGATCGCCGGGTTGCTGCCCGAGTTGGCGACCGACCTCGGAGTCAGCATCCCGAGCGCCGGCCTGCTGGTGTCCGGGTATGCCATGGGGGTGGTGATCGGCGCGCCGCTTGTCACGGTGGCGGTGTCGCGGCTGCCGAGGAAGCAGGCGCTGCTGGGGCTGCTGGTGTTGTTCGTGGCGGGCAACGTGACGTCGGCGGTGGCGCAGGGGTTTGGCGTGATGCTGCTCGGACGGGTGCTGGCGGCGCTGTGTCACGGGGCGTTCCTGGGCGTGGGCTCGCTGGCGGCGGCGGAGATGGCGGGTGCGCAACGCCGGGCGCGGGCGATCGCGGCGATGTTCACGGGGCTGACACTGTCCACAGTGGTCGGCGTGCCGATGGGCACCTTCATCGGCCAGCACTGGGGATGGCGCGTCACGTTCTGGGCGGTGGCGGGCCTCGGGGTTGCCGGCATGGCGGGAATCGCGGCGCTGGCGCCACCAATGCGCGCCCTCGCGTCGAGCAATGACACGGCGGTGTTCCGACGACCGCAACTGTGGCTGGCACTGGCGATGACGGCACTGGGTTTCGGCGCGGTGTATGCGCCGTACACGTTCATCGCGCCGATCATGACAACGCTGGCCGGTTACGCGCCGGCTGACCTGTCGTGGCTGCTGATCGTGTTCGGCGTCGGCCTGGTGCTCGGCAACTGGCTGGGGGCAAGGGCGGCGGACTGGCGGTTGATGGGCACGATCATCGTGCTGCTGCTGGCATTGACCGCGCTGCTGCTCGTCTTCGCGGCGCTGCCCTCAGTCGTCACGTTGTTCGCGCTTGGCGTGGTCGCGTTCGCGACGGTGCCGGCGTTCACCAGTCGCGTGATCGCCACGGGCGGCGGTACGACGCAGGCGTCGTCGGCGGCGGTGGCGGCGTTCAACCTCGGCAACGCCTCCGGCGCCTACCTCGCGGGGCTCGCCGTGACGGCCGATGGCTACACGGCGACGAGCTGGGTCGGCGCGGCGATGGCGGTCGGCGGGCTAGGTCGTGTTTCAGATGCGGCGTAG
- a CDS encoding winged helix-turn-helix transcriptional regulator, whose translation MATYTGEDCSLARTLEIVGERWTLLIVRDAFYGVQRFADFAAHLSIPRAILSERLALLVQSGVLSKSPGTGRREHYRLTDKGITLWPVLRSLVAWGDQHYAPNGPRRHFRHFADNGDVDAAGVCVECGKALAVRDYVVAPGPGAAPAGPDADVVTRALAQPRRLLEPIVG comes from the coding sequence GTGGCTACCTACACCGGCGAGGACTGCTCCCTGGCGCGGACCCTGGAGATCGTCGGCGAGCGCTGGACGCTGCTCATCGTCCGCGACGCCTTCTACGGCGTGCAGCGCTTCGCCGACTTCGCCGCGCACCTGAGCATCCCTCGCGCCATCCTGTCCGAACGCCTCGCCCTGCTCGTGCAGTCCGGCGTCCTGTCCAAGTCCCCCGGCACCGGTCGTCGTGAGCACTATCGCTTGACCGACAAGGGAATCACCCTCTGGCCCGTGCTGCGTTCCCTCGTGGCTTGGGGCGACCAGCACTACGCCCCCAACGGCCCCCGCCGTCACTTCCGGCACTTCGCGGACAACGGTGACGTTGACGCCGCCGGTGTGTGCGTGGAGTGCGGGAAAGCCTTGGCTGTGCGGGATTATGTGGTGGCACCCGGCCCCGGCGCCGCGCCCGCAGGCCCCGACGCCGATGTTGTCACGCGTGCCCTGGCCCAGCCACGCCGGCTGCTGGAGCCGATTGTCGGCTAG
- a CDS encoding MerR family transcriptional regulator, whose protein sequence is MEWSIQDIARSAGTTSRTLRHYGEIGLLRPSRVGSNGYRYYDQDALVRLQRILLLRELGLGLPAIAEVLAGQRDTAAALRTHLDLLEQERQRITRQIASVRTTLEKTEGGQQLMAEEVFDGFDHTQYKEEVIERWGKDAYDRSDQWWTSLSEEEKRGHQQRQLDIAADFGRAHQAGLAADSDVVQAITKRLHEWLGAAANVTKPYFIGLGEMYVADPRFTQNYDRHGAGTAELVRDAMKVYAERNL, encoded by the coding sequence GTGGAGTGGTCGATCCAGGACATCGCCCGCTCGGCCGGCACCACCAGCCGGACCCTGCGCCACTACGGCGAGATCGGGCTGCTCAGGCCCAGTCGCGTCGGCAGCAACGGCTACCGCTACTACGACCAGGACGCGCTCGTCCGGTTGCAGCGGATCCTGCTGCTGCGGGAGCTGGGGCTGGGGCTGCCCGCCATCGCCGAGGTGCTGGCCGGCCAGCGGGACACCGCGGCCGCGTTGCGCACCCATCTCGACCTGCTGGAGCAGGAGCGGCAGCGGATCACCCGCCAGATCGCTTCGGTGCGGACGACGTTGGAGAAGACGGAAGGGGGCCAGCAGCTGATGGCCGAGGAGGTATTCGACGGGTTCGATCACACCCAGTACAAGGAGGAGGTGATCGAGCGCTGGGGCAAGGACGCCTACGACAGGAGCGACCAGTGGTGGACCTCGCTCAGCGAGGAGGAGAAGCGGGGCCACCAGCAGCGGCAGCTGGACATCGCCGCCGATTTCGGCCGGGCGCACCAGGCCGGGCTCGCCGCCGACAGCGATGTCGTGCAGGCGATCACCAAGCGCCTGCACGAGTGGCTCGGGGCCGCGGCGAACGTCACCAAGCCGTATTTCATCGGCCTGGGCGAGATGTACGTGGCGGACCCCCGCTTCACCCAGAACTACGACCGGCACGGCGCCGGCACCGCCGAGCTCGTCCGTGACGCGATGAAGGTCTACGCCGAGCGGAACCTGTAG
- a CDS encoding AAA family ATPase, with product MVIGTPFVGRRRELDLLRGKLFDPRPGAARFVGVTGGPGLGKTRLLAEFAAVARDAGVPVVAGRASEFERHVPFGVLSGDSSSTVDIHDPIDVERYRVHRAIRSRLVELAAPAGLALLLDDVHWADDASLELLDHLVRHPPRARVVIVAAYRPRQAPPRLSAALSDGVEEIELGALTFAEARELFGDDLDRARYAAAAGNPLYLEALARHPDADGHGALAAELATLGHIDLQVARAVAVVADVAEPTLVAAAADLSLAETLAALDRLTERDLLRPLGTSGGVRYRHPLLRSVVYQGIGSGWRFSAHARTAAALAARKAPATVRAHHVEQSAVHGDKAAIDVLVEAAVAYMNTAPSTAAHWLGAALRLLPAEPAVPRAQVVGFCAQIERLLGRHAEAHALVLGELNGLSDPDSAAAAVLKLELAAGGLVGGNFAEVRDWAREALATARRVGDAPLLAATTGGCVQHAYIKGVMDDEVLGLLDESTTMVDSLLDNDLARHLDAVLFLGWNELVYERLDGALRHLARGLQLARATGQNHLVTYLRIGQGTAYGLLGQLHEAAACFDDAAEAALLTRSDELRTMALAQQAWIVTWLGDPTEGVRLGTEAVRLAGPVRDWFSGVAHGMLAQAKLYAGDPAGAVELLRRAGGDDQLSGFEPVTRVSYLELLAAAEAECGRPEEAMVYAELAQKVAGTLGRQLPLAFAGLARAHPLRAGSPSEAAEHALAAAEKFAHMGDRVDSGRARLVAAGALAAAGRAKAARHEGDLANSLFRACGAALFERMAGRLEPAVRVLLTPRELTVLALAAESLTAEAIARRLGIATGTVQKHLENAYRKLGTGDRLTSVLRAQALGLLPRAETQSH from the coding sequence GTGGTGATCGGGACGCCGTTCGTGGGCCGTCGACGCGAACTGGATCTGTTGCGGGGCAAGCTGTTCGACCCCCGTCCCGGCGCCGCGCGGTTCGTCGGCGTGACCGGCGGGCCGGGCCTGGGCAAGACCCGGCTGCTGGCGGAGTTCGCGGCAGTCGCCCGTGACGCCGGCGTGCCGGTGGTGGCCGGGCGCGCGAGCGAGTTCGAGCGCCATGTTCCTTTCGGCGTGCTTTCGGGCGACAGTTCGTCCACGGTGGACATCCACGATCCCATCGATGTCGAGCGCTACCGCGTGCACCGCGCGATCCGCTCCCGGCTGGTCGAGCTGGCCGCCCCGGCGGGCCTGGCGCTGCTGCTGGACGATGTGCACTGGGCCGACGACGCGTCCCTCGAACTGCTGGACCACCTGGTCCGACACCCGCCGCGGGCCCGAGTCGTGATCGTCGCGGCGTACCGGCCGCGGCAGGCGCCGCCGCGGCTGTCGGCCGCACTTTCCGACGGCGTCGAGGAGATCGAACTGGGCGCGCTGACGTTCGCCGAGGCGCGGGAGCTGTTCGGCGACGATCTCGATCGGGCCCGGTACGCCGCCGCCGCCGGCAACCCGCTGTATCTGGAAGCGCTTGCCCGTCACCCGGACGCGGACGGTCACGGGGCCCTGGCGGCGGAACTGGCCACTCTCGGCCACATCGACCTTCAGGTGGCGCGAGCGGTTGCGGTCGTCGCCGATGTGGCCGAGCCGACGTTGGTCGCCGCCGCCGCGGACCTCTCGCTGGCGGAGACCCTCGCCGCGCTGGACCGGCTCACCGAACGCGATCTTCTTCGTCCACTGGGGACCTCGGGCGGCGTGCGCTACCGGCACCCGCTGCTCCGAAGCGTGGTATACCAAGGAATCGGCAGCGGCTGGCGGTTCTCCGCGCACGCCCGCACCGCCGCCGCGCTGGCGGCGCGCAAGGCGCCGGCGACCGTCCGGGCACATCACGTGGAACAGTCGGCCGTGCACGGCGACAAGGCCGCCATCGACGTGCTTGTAGAAGCAGCCGTCGCATATATGAACACTGCTCCGTCCACGGCGGCGCACTGGCTGGGCGCGGCGCTGCGCCTGCTGCCGGCCGAGCCGGCGGTGCCGCGGGCCCAGGTGGTCGGCTTCTGCGCACAGATCGAGCGGCTGCTCGGCCGACACGCCGAGGCGCATGCGTTGGTACTGGGTGAGCTGAACGGACTGTCCGATCCGGACAGCGCGGCGGCCGCGGTGCTCAAGCTGGAGCTGGCGGCCGGCGGGCTGGTCGGTGGCAACTTCGCCGAGGTCCGCGACTGGGCGCGGGAGGCGCTGGCGACCGCGCGCCGGGTCGGCGACGCCCCGCTGCTCGCCGCGACCACCGGCGGCTGCGTGCAGCACGCGTACATCAAGGGTGTGATGGACGACGAGGTGCTCGGCCTGCTGGACGAGTCGACCACGATGGTGGACTCGTTGCTGGACAACGATCTTGCCCGGCACCTGGACGCCGTGCTGTTCCTCGGCTGGAACGAGCTCGTGTACGAACGGCTCGACGGCGCCCTCCGGCACCTCGCACGCGGCCTGCAGCTGGCCCGCGCCACCGGTCAGAACCATCTGGTGACGTACCTGCGGATCGGCCAGGGCACCGCGTACGGGCTGCTCGGCCAGCTGCACGAGGCGGCGGCGTGCTTCGACGACGCCGCCGAGGCCGCGCTGCTGACCCGCAGCGACGAGCTCCGCACCATGGCCTTGGCTCAGCAGGCGTGGATCGTCACCTGGCTGGGTGATCCGACCGAGGGCGTCCGGCTGGGGACCGAGGCGGTCCGGCTGGCCGGACCGGTGCGCGACTGGTTCTCCGGCGTAGCGCACGGGATGCTGGCCCAGGCCAAGCTGTACGCCGGCGACCCGGCCGGGGCGGTCGAGCTGCTCCGCCGGGCCGGCGGCGACGACCAGCTGTCCGGCTTCGAACCCGTCACCCGGGTGAGTTACCTGGAGCTGTTGGCCGCCGCCGAGGCGGAATGTGGCCGTCCCGAGGAGGCGATGGTCTACGCGGAGCTGGCGCAGAAGGTGGCCGGCACGCTCGGCCGGCAGCTGCCGCTGGCCTTCGCCGGGTTGGCCCGGGCCCACCCGCTGCGGGCCGGTTCCCCGTCGGAGGCCGCCGAGCACGCGCTCGCGGCGGCCGAGAAGTTCGCTCACATGGGTGACCGGGTGGACTCGGGCCGGGCCCGCCTCGTCGCCGCCGGCGCGCTGGCCGCCGCCGGCCGGGCCAAGGCCGCACGGCACGAGGGCGACCTGGCCAACTCGCTGTTCCGCGCCTGCGGGGCGGCGCTGTTCGAACGCATGGCGGGCCGGTTGGAGCCGGCCGTGCGGGTCCTGCTGACGCCGCGCGAGCTCACCGTGCTCGCGCTGGCCGCCGAGTCGCTCACCGCCGAGGCCATCGCCCGGCGGCTGGGCATCGCGACCGGGACCGTCCAGAAGCACCTGGAGAACGCCTACCGGAAGCTCGGCACGGGCGACCGGCTCACCAGCGTGCTCCGGGCCCAGGCGCTCGGCCTGTTGCCGCGCGCCGAGACCCAAAGCCATTGA
- the steA gene encoding putative cytokinetic ring protein SteA, with protein sequence MKLTGLLSRTQEVLPGVTGVARVDRRTDDLLRRIGPGDIAVLDALDLDRRTAEALIAAEVVGVVNASPSISGRFPNLGPEALLHAGIPLIDDVGSGVLSTIKDGTKLRLHEGVVFHNERELARGVEQTPESVADQLIEAKAGMSAQLEAFSANTIEFLRRERGLVLDGHGVPELYVPMRGRQVLVVAPGYGHVEDLRRLRRYIKEFRPVLIGVDAGADTLLDANLTPDVIVGDPDGISTEALRSATEVVLPAQPDGHAQGLERIQDLGIGAVTFPASCNAEDLALLLAEAHGASLVVTVGFRATLREFLDRGTGGSIPSTFLTRLKLGSKLIDSHAVAELHRSRVSLGTVLLLVLAVAAVVAVALLVSDVGSVYPTLIAGAWQNFVSWLGGLFQ encoded by the coding sequence ATGAAGCTCACCGGACTGCTGTCGCGGACACAGGAAGTGCTGCCAGGCGTCACCGGTGTCGCCAGGGTGGACCGACGCACCGACGACCTGCTGCGCAGGATCGGGCCCGGCGACATCGCCGTGCTCGACGCGCTCGACCTCGACCGCCGCACCGCGGAGGCGCTGATCGCGGCCGAGGTGGTCGGCGTGGTCAACGCGTCGCCCTCGATCTCCGGGCGGTTCCCCAACCTCGGCCCCGAGGCGCTGCTGCACGCCGGCATCCCGCTCATCGACGACGTCGGCTCCGGCGTGCTGAGCACGATCAAGGACGGCACCAAGCTGCGGCTGCACGAGGGCGTCGTCTTCCACAACGAGCGGGAGCTGGCCCGCGGCGTCGAGCAGACCCCGGAGTCGGTGGCCGACCAGCTGATCGAGGCCAAGGCCGGGATGTCGGCCCAGCTGGAGGCGTTCTCCGCCAACACGATCGAGTTCCTGCGCCGGGAACGCGGCCTGGTGCTCGACGGCCACGGCGTGCCCGAGCTGTACGTGCCGATGCGCGGTCGGCAGGTCCTGGTGGTCGCCCCCGGCTACGGCCACGTCGAGGACCTGCGCCGGTTGCGCCGGTACATCAAGGAGTTTCGGCCGGTGCTGATCGGCGTCGACGCCGGCGCGGACACGCTGCTGGACGCCAACCTGACCCCGGACGTGATCGTCGGCGACCCGGACGGCATCAGCACCGAGGCGCTGCGCTCGGCCACCGAGGTGGTGCTGCCGGCGCAGCCCGACGGGCACGCGCAGGGCCTGGAGCGGATCCAGGACCTGGGCATCGGCGCGGTGACCTTCCCCGCCTCCTGCAACGCCGAGGACCTGGCGCTGCTGCTGGCCGAGGCGCACGGCGCCAGCCTGGTGGTCACCGTCGGCTTCCGGGCGACGCTGCGGGAGTTCCTGGACCGCGGCACCGGCGGCTCCATCCCGTCCACCTTCCTCACCCGGCTGAAGCTGGGCAGCAAGCTCATCGACTCGCACGCGGTGGCCGAGCTGCACCGCTCCCGGGTGTCCCTGGGCACCGTGCTGCTGCTGGTGCTCGCCGTGGCCGCGGTGGTCGCGGTCGCGTTGCTGGTGTCCGACGTCGGCAGCGTCTACCCGACGCTGATCGCCGGCGCGTGGCAGAACTTCGTCAGCTGGCTTGGGGGCCTGTTCCAGTGA
- a CDS encoding copper transporter → MISLRNHVISIAAVFLALAVGVVLGSTSLSNRVLGGLADDRANLSKQVSDLQSKQTDLTGRLTDADRYALATGPLAVRGALDGKSVVLITTADAKTTDRDGVAALLRAAGATVTGELQLTDAFTDPTKSDQLRSLVTRLLPAGVQLPTASDPGTLAGGLIGPLLLLDKTSGKPQASPDETAAALTGLASGGYVRQGQGLHAAQLALVLTGGAASGNGAADRAAVIARFATQVQRSGGGTVLAGRTGSADNFGPLAVVRADGATTSVLSTVDDVDNAAGQVVTVLALRDAAAGKSGNYGTAGNAQAPAPTSATG, encoded by the coding sequence GTGATCTCGTTGCGCAACCACGTCATCTCCATCGCCGCGGTGTTCCTCGCGCTCGCCGTCGGCGTCGTGCTCGGCTCCACGTCGCTGAGCAACCGGGTGCTCGGCGGGCTCGCCGACGACCGGGCCAACCTGAGCAAGCAGGTGTCCGACCTGCAGTCCAAGCAGACCGACCTGACCGGCCGGCTCACCGACGCCGACCGGTACGCGCTGGCCACCGGCCCGCTGGCGGTGCGCGGCGCGCTGGACGGCAAGTCGGTCGTGCTGATCACCACCGCGGACGCCAAGACCACCGACCGGGACGGCGTGGCCGCCCTGCTCCGGGCGGCCGGCGCGACCGTCACCGGCGAGCTGCAGCTGACCGACGCGTTCACCGACCCGACCAAGTCCGACCAGCTGCGGTCGCTGGTGACCCGGCTGCTGCCGGCCGGCGTGCAGCTGCCGACGGCGTCCGATCCGGGCACCCTGGCCGGCGGGCTGATCGGGCCGCTGCTGCTGCTCGACAAGACCTCCGGCAAGCCGCAGGCGTCCCCCGACGAGACGGCCGCGGCGCTGACCGGGCTGGCCAGCGGCGGCTACGTCCGCCAGGGCCAGGGCCTGCACGCCGCGCAGCTGGCGCTGGTGCTCACCGGCGGGGCCGCGAGCGGCAACGGGGCCGCCGACCGGGCGGCGGTGATCGCCCGATTCGCCACGCAGGTCCAGCGGTCCGGCGGCGGCACGGTGCTGGCCGGGCGTACGGGGTCGGCGGACAACTTCGGGCCGCTGGCGGTGGTCCGTGCCGACGGTGCGACGACGTCCGTGTTGTCCACGGTGGACGACGTCGACAATGCCGCCGGGCAGGTGGTCACCGTGCTGGCGCTGCGCGACGCGGCGGCGGGCAAGTCCGGCAACTACGGCACCGCCGGCAACGCGCAGGCACCCGCTCCCACATCCGCCACCGGGTGA